A section of the Leptospira kobayashii genome encodes:
- a CDS encoding TolC family protein — MFIKFRSFVIIFLFTCSGGLSANSEPLRIDLDTAIQIAATNYYLLQTIKNKNSAIKDLITERWRDLLPTLGVNVIRQRYIITDSNDYIYNGIMLTADQVIYDGGRKGLDLDIAKLEELLSKEEFKITYARLKLDVEKNFMNVLIASGKIALNKKSLERAREQLRLVKLELELGFTTDVQVMSILSRQQEIEFALTKSKNEFLKAKNELKQIMGLSYEADLILEGDLLRDFLINKPTITKNTLIERARNERPEIMRAKVNHHKVEKEKDLAENAWIPQISVGGAYGRTGIEYPLRNDAWNVNFKVTFPLGGSTNTLTENTGVRYNNLANSGFGGNTNPNFNSSTNNDFQFLNNMGYSRKVMESKIKLGAAISERKHLERGIAIEVEKSADSVLEAYDLIRIGSGAVFFRYESLKLMTTRSQVGEAKRADILFAETELVEAQEKLVEALGKYMISSYELEWVSGMVPQTMKLFEYSPKNGNTILPFLLLDKPIDKKGIPEGLRPTDLDEFFDKDIDTTPEEKDSLNRKKFDLEKKQDSK, encoded by the coding sequence ATGTTTATAAAATTTCGGAGTTTCGTTATCATTTTTTTGTTTACTTGCTCAGGTGGTCTCTCCGCAAATTCCGAACCCTTACGCATCGACTTGGATACCGCGATACAGATTGCGGCTACCAATTATTATTTGTTACAAACCATCAAAAATAAAAATTCAGCGATCAAAGATTTAATCACTGAAAGGTGGCGTGATCTTTTGCCTACATTAGGGGTGAATGTGATCCGCCAAAGGTACATTATTACCGATTCCAACGACTATATCTACAATGGAATCATGCTTACCGCCGATCAGGTGATTTATGACGGGGGGCGGAAAGGTCTGGATCTGGACATTGCGAAGCTGGAAGAACTTTTATCCAAAGAGGAATTTAAGATAACATACGCAAGGTTAAAGTTAGATGTGGAAAAAAACTTTATGAACGTTCTCATCGCTTCGGGAAAGATCGCATTGAACAAAAAATCTTTGGAACGTGCCCGCGAGCAACTTCGTCTTGTTAAATTGGAACTTGAATTGGGTTTTACGACGGATGTTCAGGTTATGAGCATATTGTCCAGACAACAGGAGATCGAATTCGCTCTCACAAAATCGAAAAATGAATTCTTAAAGGCGAAAAACGAACTCAAGCAGATCATGGGACTCAGTTATGAGGCGGATCTGATCCTGGAAGGGGATCTTTTGCGCGATTTTCTCATCAACAAACCCACCATCACCAAAAATACTCTGATCGAAAGAGCCAGAAACGAAAGACCGGAAATCATGCGTGCAAAGGTAAATCATCATAAAGTGGAAAAAGAGAAGGATTTGGCGGAAAATGCATGGATTCCTCAGATTTCGGTAGGGGGTGCTTACGGTAGAACCGGTATAGAATACCCGCTCCGAAACGATGCATGGAACGTAAATTTTAAAGTAACATTTCCTCTGGGCGGTTCGACAAATACCCTTACGGAAAATACCGGAGTAAGATACAATAACCTCGCCAATTCAGGGTTTGGTGGAAATACCAATCCGAATTTCAATAGTTCCACCAATAACGATTTCCAATTTTTGAATAACATGGGTTATTCGAGAAAGGTGATGGAAAGCAAAATCAAATTGGGAGCCGCCATCTCCGAAAGAAAACATTTGGAAAGGGGAATTGCCATCGAAGTGGAAAAATCGGCCGACTCCGTATTGGAAGCCTATGATTTGATCCGTATTGGTAGCGGTGCGGTATTTTTCCGATATGAAAGTTTGAAACTTATGACTACCCGTTCCCAGGTGGGAGAAGCAAAACGGGCCGATATTCTTTTCGCAGAAACAGAGTTAGTTGAGGCACAGGAGAAATTGGTGGAAGCACTCGGGAAATACATGATTTCCTCTTACGAACTCGAATGGGTATCCGGAATGGTTCCCCAGACTATGAAACTTTTCGAATATAGTCCCAAAAACGGAAATACCATTTTACCTTTTTTGTTATTGGACAAGCCGATTGATAAAAAAGGTATCCCGGAAGGTTTGCGACCTACCGATCTGGATGAATTTTTCGACAAAGATATCGATACTACCCCGGAAGAAAAAGACTCATTGAACCGCAAAAAATTCGACCTAGAGAAAAAGCAGGACTCCAAATGA